Proteins encoded by one window of Mycolicibacterium sp. ND9-15:
- a CDS encoding cold-shock protein has translation MPQGTVKWFNAEKGFGFIAPEDGSADVFVHYTEIQGSGFRTLEENQKVEFEVGQSPKGPQATGVRAV, from the coding sequence ATGCCACAGGGAACTGTGAAGTGGTTCAACGCGGAGAAGGGCTTCGGCTTCATCGCCCCGGAGGACGGCTCCGCCGACGTTTTCGTCCACTACACGGAGATTCAGGGCAGCGGCTTCCGCACCCTGGAGGAGAACCAGAAGGTCGAGTTCGAGGTTGGCCAGAGCCCCAAGGGGCCGCAGGCCACTGGTGTTCGGGCCGTCTAG
- a CDS encoding adenylate/guanylate cyclase domain-containing protein, with product MQDRPIGRISAFVRWAARTPWPVFTLGMVQADIIGALLVLSFLRFGLPPEDRIQLQDLPAFNLAVFLGFLFVSFTVAAYWSLRLLIPVMRWQRRDMLLGDRDPADTEVARTRALKMPFYRSVINVVNWLLGSVVFIVASWPVASKSAPVVAVATGLGATATAIIGYLQSERVLRPVAVAALRGGVPENFRAPGVVARQVMTWVLSTAVPIIAIVLALVASKFGVLTAPADRLTTPILILAISALVVGLAGTVLVAMSIADPLRQLRWALGEVQRGNYNAHMQIYDASELGLLQAGFNDMVRDLAERQRLRDLFGRYVGEDVARRALERGTELGGQERDVAVLFVDLVGSTQLAATIPAAEVVNLLNDFFRVVVDTVNRHGGFVNKFQGDAALAIFGAPIEHPDACGGALAASRELHDELIEVLGQTEFGIGVSSGRAIAGHIGAQARFEYTVIGDPVNEAARLTELAKLEEGHVLASAIAVSGALDAEALCWDVGEVVELRGRAAPTQLARPLNLLSPDAAAGAEREVVSEESR from the coding sequence ATTCAGGATCGACCGATCGGGCGAATCAGCGCATTCGTCCGATGGGCCGCGCGCACCCCATGGCCGGTGTTCACGCTGGGCATGGTGCAGGCCGACATCATCGGCGCCCTGCTCGTCCTGAGCTTCCTGAGGTTCGGGCTGCCCCCCGAGGACCGGATTCAGCTGCAGGATCTGCCCGCCTTCAACTTGGCGGTCTTCCTCGGCTTCCTGTTCGTCTCCTTCACCGTCGCGGCGTACTGGAGCCTGCGGCTGCTGATCCCGGTCATGCGGTGGCAGCGCCGCGACATGCTGCTCGGCGACCGGGATCCGGCCGACACCGAGGTCGCGCGCACCCGCGCGCTGAAGATGCCGTTCTACCGGTCGGTGATCAACGTCGTGAACTGGCTGTTGGGCTCGGTGGTGTTCATCGTCGCCAGCTGGCCGGTCGCCAGTAAGTCGGCGCCGGTGGTCGCGGTCGCCACCGGGCTGGGTGCCACCGCGACCGCGATCATCGGTTACCTGCAGTCCGAGCGGGTGCTGCGTCCCGTCGCCGTGGCCGCCCTGCGCGGTGGGGTTCCGGAGAACTTCCGCGCGCCCGGCGTGGTGGCGCGACAGGTGATGACCTGGGTGCTGTCGACTGCGGTTCCGATCATCGCGATCGTGCTGGCATTGGTGGCCAGCAAGTTCGGGGTCCTGACCGCGCCCGCCGACCGCCTCACCACGCCGATCCTGATCCTCGCGATCTCCGCGCTGGTGGTCGGGCTGGCCGGTACCGTGCTGGTGGCGATGTCGATCGCCGACCCGCTGCGCCAGCTGCGCTGGGCGCTCGGCGAGGTGCAGCGGGGCAATTACAACGCCCACATGCAGATCTACGACGCCAGCGAGCTGGGCCTGCTGCAGGCCGGATTCAACGACATGGTGCGCGACCTGGCCGAACGGCAGCGGCTGCGCGACCTGTTCGGCCGCTACGTCGGGGAGGACGTGGCGCGGCGCGCGCTGGAGCGCGGTACCGAACTGGGCGGTCAGGAACGCGACGTCGCGGTGCTGTTCGTCGATCTGGTCGGCTCGACGCAGCTTGCGGCGACCATCCCCGCCGCAGAGGTCGTCAACCTGCTCAACGACTTCTTCCGCGTCGTGGTCGACACGGTCAACCGGCACGGCGGATTCGTCAACAAGTTCCAGGGCGACGCGGCGCTGGCCATCTTCGGCGCGCCGATCGAACATCCCGACGCCTGCGGCGGCGCGCTCGCCGCCTCACGCGAACTGCATGACGAGCTGATCGAGGTGCTGGGCCAGACGGAGTTCGGCATCGGGGTCTCCTCTGGCCGGGCGATCGCCGGGCACATCGGCGCGCAGGCCCGGTTCGAGTACACGGTGATCGGTGATCCGGTCAACGAGGCGGCCCGGCTCACCGAACTGGCCAAGCTGGAAGAGGGACACGTCCTGGCCTCCGCGATCGCGGTCAGCGGGGCCCTCGACGCCGAAGCGCTCTGCTGGGACGTCGGTGAGGTCGTCGAACTTCGCGGGCGAGCGGCCCCGACGCAGTTGGCGCGGCCGCTGAATTTGCTCTCACCGGATGCGGCGGCCGGCGCCGAACGTGAAGTCGTGTCCGAAGAATCGCGCTGA
- a CDS encoding MMPL family transporter, producing the protein MFCWSKPMAVAEGAYLAVLPDVDQGSDAAHRLLDDVRATPAPGAVAVGGLAAENFDTKDALFETVPSAAALIAVAMFVVQFTFTRSVVLPLKALVLNIVSLSATLGAMVFIFQEGHLQWLVGDFTVTGTLPTATPIVVICVVFGLSMDYEVFLLSRISEEYRLHGVTDLAVMSGLQRVGPIVTAAALIMSIVFIAMATSQVSFIKSLGVGLTLAIALDATLIRAILMPADEVDGTCELVGAPLAAAARAFDRGNAR; encoded by the coding sequence ATGTTCTGCTGGTCGAAGCCGATGGCCGTCGCCGAGGGTGCTTATCTCGCGGTGCTCCCGGATGTCGATCAGGGCAGTGATGCGGCCCACCGTCTGCTCGATGACGTTCGCGCAACCCCAGCTCCGGGTGCCGTGGCGGTCGGCGGTTTGGCTGCGGAGAACTTCGACACCAAAGATGCTCTGTTCGAGACGGTTCCGTCGGCCGCGGCCTTGATCGCGGTGGCGATGTTCGTCGTGCAGTTCACCTTCACCCGAAGTGTCGTCCTGCCGCTGAAAGCTCTGGTGCTCAACATCGTCAGCCTATCGGCGACTCTGGGCGCTATGGTGTTCATCTTCCAGGAGGGCCACCTGCAGTGGCTGGTCGGAGATTTCACCGTCACCGGGACGCTGCCTACCGCGACGCCGATTGTCGTCATCTGCGTGGTGTTCGGGCTGTCGATGGACTACGAGGTCTTCCTGTTGTCCCGAATCAGCGAGGAGTACCGGCTACACGGGGTCACCGACCTTGCGGTGATGTCCGGGCTGCAGCGCGTGGGTCCGATCGTCACCGCGGCTGCGCTGATCATGTCGATCGTGTTCATCGCGATGGCCACCTCCCAGGTCTCATTCATCAAGTCGCTGGGCGTCGGGTTGACGTTGGCGATAGCGCTCGACGCCACACTCATTCGAGCAATTCTGATGCCTGCGGATGAAGTTGATGGGACGTGCGAATTGGTGGGCGCCCCACTGGCTGCAGCGGCCCGCGCGTTCGATCGTGGCAACGCGCGGTGA
- a CDS encoding Rv3654c family TadE-like protein — protein MRWPPWSPARGEDGSATLVGVATMAVLVALTVGAVYVGSAVIGRHRAQAAADLAALAAANAVPDGSAAACSHATVIAQAMNAAVTGGTHRERRYPAPSGGS, from the coding sequence GTGCGGTGGCCGCCGTGGAGCCCGGCGCGCGGTGAGGACGGTTCGGCCACGTTGGTGGGCGTCGCGACGATGGCGGTGCTGGTGGCGCTCACCGTCGGCGCGGTGTATGTCGGTTCGGCGGTGATCGGGCGACACCGGGCACAGGCGGCCGCCGATCTGGCCGCGTTGGCGGCCGCGAACGCGGTGCCCGACGGTTCGGCGGCGGCGTGCAGCCATGCGACCGTGATCGCGCAGGCCATGAATGCGGCGGTTACCGGAGGAACGCATCGAGAACGTCGATATCCTGCGCCGTCCGGCGGATCCTGA
- the topA gene encoding type I DNA topoisomerase, protein MADGDRASSGRNGSVRRLVIVESPTKARKIAGYLGSSYIVESSRGHIRDLPRNAADVPAKYKSEPWARLGVDVENNFEPLYIISPEKKSTVAELKGLLKDVDELYLATDGDREGEAIAWHLLETLKPRVPVKRMVFHEITEPAIRAAAEDPRDLDSDLVDAQETRRIMDRLYGYEVSPVLWKKVAPKLSAGRVQSVATRIIVQRERERMAFRSAGYWDVTAELDAGVSDPQASPPTFTAKLNTVDGRRVATGRDFDSLGQVRKPDEVLVLDEVGATALANGLRGAQLAVRSVEQKPYTRRPYAPFMTSTLQQEAGRKLRFSSERTMSVAQRLYENGYITYMRTDSTTLSASAVEAARNQARQLYGEEYLHPSPRQYTRKVKNAQEAHEAIRPAGDVFSTPGQLHGQLDTDEFRLYELIWQRTVASQMADARGTTLSLRIGGTSRDGQQVIFSASGRTITFAGFLKAYVESIDDQAGGEADDAESRLPNLTEGQRVDAKELTADGHTTTPPARYTEASLIKALEDLGIGRPSTYSSIIKTIQDRGYVMKRGSALVPSWVAFAVIGLLEQHFSRLVDYGFTAAMEDELDQIAAGNERRTNWLNNFYFGGAHGVEDSIARSGGLKKLVGVNLEEIDAREVNSIKLFDDEQGRPIYVRVGKNGAYLERMVAGDDGEPAPQRANLKDELTPDELTLDLAEKLFATPQEGRSLGVDPATGHEIVAKDGRYGPYVTEVLPEPPDEGDAGSTAKKGKKPTGPKPRTGSLLRTMDLESVTLEDALRLLSLPRVVGVDPNTGEEITAQNGRYGPYLKRGTDSRSLATEEQMFDITLDEALKIYAEPKRRGGQRAAAPPLRELGNDPATGKPMVIKDGRFGPYVTDGETNASLRKGDDVLSITDERAAELLADRRARGPVKRTKKATKKKAPAKKAAKKS, encoded by the coding sequence GTGGCAGACGGAGACCGCGCCAGCAGCGGTCGCAACGGTAGCGTGCGGCGGCTCGTCATTGTCGAGTCGCCTACCAAGGCGCGCAAGATAGCCGGTTACCTCGGCTCCAGCTACATCGTCGAGTCCTCCCGGGGGCACATCCGTGACCTGCCGCGCAACGCCGCCGACGTGCCCGCGAAGTACAAGTCGGAGCCATGGGCCCGCCTCGGGGTGGACGTGGAGAACAACTTCGAGCCGCTCTACATCATCAGCCCCGAGAAGAAGAGCACCGTCGCCGAACTGAAGGGCCTGCTCAAGGACGTCGACGAGCTGTATCTGGCGACGGACGGCGACCGCGAGGGCGAGGCCATCGCCTGGCACCTGCTCGAGACGCTCAAGCCGCGTGTCCCGGTCAAGCGGATGGTGTTCCACGAGATCACCGAACCGGCCATCAGGGCCGCCGCCGAGGATCCCCGCGACCTGGACAGCGACCTGGTCGATGCCCAGGAGACCCGCCGCATCATGGACCGGCTCTATGGCTACGAGGTCAGCCCGGTGCTGTGGAAGAAGGTCGCGCCGAAGTTGTCGGCCGGGCGGGTGCAGTCGGTCGCGACGCGGATCATCGTGCAGCGCGAACGCGAGCGGATGGCGTTCCGCAGCGCGGGTTACTGGGACGTCACCGCCGAGCTCGACGCCGGCGTGTCCGACCCACAGGCGTCCCCGCCCACCTTCACCGCGAAGCTGAACACCGTCGACGGGCGGCGAGTGGCCACCGGACGCGATTTCGACTCGCTGGGTCAGGTCCGCAAGCCCGATGAGGTCCTGGTACTCGACGAGGTCGGCGCTACCGCGCTGGCGAATGGTCTGCGCGGGGCGCAGTTGGCGGTCAGGTCCGTCGAGCAGAAGCCCTACACCCGCAGGCCCTACGCGCCGTTCATGACCTCGACGCTGCAACAGGAGGCGGGCCGCAAGCTGCGGTTCTCTTCCGAGCGCACGATGAGCGTCGCGCAGCGGCTCTACGAGAACGGCTACATCACCTATATGCGTACCGACTCGACGACGTTGTCGGCGAGCGCTGTCGAAGCGGCCCGCAACCAGGCCCGTCAGCTCTACGGCGAGGAGTACCTGCACCCGTCGCCGCGGCAGTACACGCGCAAGGTGAAGAACGCGCAGGAGGCGCACGAGGCGATCCGCCCCGCGGGGGACGTGTTCTCCACGCCGGGCCAGCTGCACGGCCAGCTCGACACCGACGAGTTCCGGCTCTACGAGCTGATCTGGCAGCGCACTGTGGCCTCGCAGATGGCCGATGCGCGCGGTACGACGCTGAGCCTTCGCATCGGCGGGACGTCGCGTGACGGCCAGCAGGTGATCTTCAGTGCGTCCGGCCGCACGATCACGTTCGCCGGCTTCCTGAAGGCCTACGTCGAGAGCATCGACGATCAAGCCGGCGGCGAGGCCGACGACGCCGAGAGCCGACTGCCCAACCTCACCGAGGGCCAGCGCGTCGACGCCAAGGAGCTCACGGCCGACGGGCACACCACGACGCCGCCCGCCCGCTACACCGAGGCCTCGCTGATCAAGGCGCTCGAGGATCTCGGCATCGGCCGGCCGTCGACGTACTCGTCGATCATCAAGACCATTCAGGACCGCGGTTACGTGATGAAGCGCGGCAGTGCGCTGGTGCCGTCCTGGGTGGCGTTCGCCGTCATCGGACTGCTCGAACAGCACTTCAGCCGGCTCGTCGACTACGGGTTCACCGCGGCGATGGAAGACGAGCTCGACCAGATTGCCGCAGGTAACGAGCGACGGACCAACTGGCTCAACAACTTCTACTTCGGTGGTGCTCACGGAGTCGAGGATTCGATCGCGCGATCGGGCGGGCTGAAGAAGCTCGTCGGGGTCAACCTCGAGGAGATCGACGCCCGAGAAGTCAACTCCATCAAGCTTTTCGACGATGAACAGGGCCGCCCGATCTATGTGCGGGTGGGCAAGAACGGCGCGTACCTGGAGCGGATGGTCGCTGGAGACGACGGTGAGCCGGCCCCGCAGCGAGCCAACCTCAAAGACGAGCTCACCCCGGACGAGCTGACACTGGACCTCGCCGAAAAGCTGTTCGCCACACCGCAAGAGGGCCGATCGCTGGGTGTCGACCCGGCGACCGGACACGAGATCGTCGCCAAGGATGGACGTTACGGGCCCTACGTCACCGAGGTGTTGCCCGAGCCTCCCGATGAGGGTGACGCGGGGTCGACGGCGAAGAAGGGCAAAAAGCCGACCGGCCCGAAGCCGCGGACCGGTTCGCTGCTGCGGACGATGGATTTGGAATCGGTGACGCTCGAGGACGCGTTGCGGTTGCTGTCTTTGCCACGTGTCGTCGGCGTCGACCCGAACACGGGCGAGGAGATCACCGCGCAGAACGGTCGCTACGGCCCGTACCTGAAGCGCGGCACGGACTCTCGGTCGTTGGCCACCGAAGAGCAGATGTTCGACATCACGCTCGACGAGGCGCTGAAGATCTATGCGGAGCCCAAACGCCGAGGCGGCCAACGGGCCGCGGCGCCTCCGCTGCGCGAGTTGGGCAACGACCCGGCCACGGGCAAGCCGATGGTGATCAAGGATGGCCGGTTCGGCCCCTATGTCACCGACGGGGAGACCAACGCCAGCCTGCGCAAGGGTGACGACGTGTTGTCGATCACCGACGAGCGCGCCGCCGAACTGCTCGCCGATCGACGGGCGCGCGGTCCGGTGAAGCGGACGAAGAAGGCGACCAAGAAGAAGGCGCCCGCGAAGAAGGCCGCCAAGAAGAGCTAG
- a CDS encoding PAS domain-containing protein, giving the protein MIHDWVLVETLGNEPLVVAQGHRTKNLIPISAFLRRNPHLMAVQTAIGETVRARQGLSSITPKNDRVIRTEVVQMTDGRIHGVHVWIGPPDMEPPERPLPGPLMWDLNTGTATATEESLLNSGWDPQREAMQNRTFADDLPMRELNPSEAKVLTMAIKREPGTIFCSTWDVNDYRGEPITVGFVTRTVLESDGDGPDRLLCRAMNWRSEPDPEVPPQDHLAQRILNGLAQPGVHRALVDPTNWTLLKWLDDPAPFFDWRVSLAGEHAVHPADRREMERMASEFATGSATGVLRMTGIGDSEWAPVHVTVNRVELDDDVYVALATLRRPNESES; this is encoded by the coding sequence ATGATCCACGACTGGGTGCTCGTGGAGACGCTGGGCAACGAGCCCCTCGTGGTCGCGCAAGGTCATCGAACCAAGAACTTGATTCCGATCAGTGCGTTCCTGCGACGCAATCCCCACTTGATGGCGGTCCAGACCGCGATCGGCGAGACCGTGCGCGCGCGACAGGGCCTGAGCAGCATCACACCGAAGAACGACCGAGTCATTCGCACGGAGGTCGTGCAGATGACCGACGGCCGGATACACGGGGTACATGTCTGGATCGGACCGCCCGACATGGAACCTCCGGAGCGGCCGCTGCCCGGACCACTGATGTGGGATCTCAACACCGGAACCGCCACAGCCACCGAGGAATCTTTGCTCAACAGCGGCTGGGATCCGCAGCGGGAGGCCATGCAGAACCGCACCTTCGCCGACGATCTGCCGATGCGCGAGCTCAACCCGAGCGAAGCCAAGGTGTTGACGATGGCGATCAAACGCGAGCCGGGCACGATCTTCTGCAGTACCTGGGACGTCAACGACTACCGCGGTGAGCCGATCACTGTCGGCTTTGTCACGCGTACGGTGCTCGAATCCGACGGCGACGGCCCGGATCGGCTGCTGTGCCGGGCGATGAACTGGCGCAGCGAACCGGACCCGGAGGTGCCACCGCAGGACCACCTCGCGCAGCGAATCCTCAACGGGCTGGCCCAGCCAGGTGTGCACCGCGCACTGGTGGACCCGACGAATTGGACCCTGCTGAAGTGGCTCGACGATCCCGCGCCATTCTTCGACTGGCGGGTCAGCTTGGCGGGCGAGCACGCGGTGCATCCGGCGGACCGCCGCGAGATGGAGAGGATGGCAAGCGAATTCGCGACCGGGTCGGCCACCGGTGTACTGAGGATGACCGGGATCGGCGACAGTGAGTGGGCGCCGGTGCACGTGACAGTGAACCGGGTCGAACTCGACGATGACGTGTATGTGGCGCTGGCCACGCTGCGCCGGCCCAACGAGTCCGAGTCCTAG
- a CDS encoding DEAD/DEAH box helicase, with protein sequence MADFGRELLACAVEGTGRGGQNPLRHVADIPPRQGRPRGWPCWADPDVVRAFVDRGIEAPWSHQLAAAELAHDGRHVVLCTGTASGKSLAYQLPILTDLKADPRTRVLYLSPTKALGHDQLRTAVALTEAVGLPDVAPCAYDGDSPSDVRRFARERSRWIFSNPDMIHLSLLRNHARWAVFLRNLRYLVVDECHYYRGIFGSNVAMVLRRLLRLCARYSATGNVPTVIFASATTAAPAETASELIGQSVVEVTEDGSPQGARTVALWEPPLLEDVVGENGAPVRRSAGAEAASVMADLVAEGARMLTFVRSRRGAELTALGARARLQDRAPDLADRVASYRAGYLSEDRRALERALADGDLRGLATTNALELGVDIAGLDAVVLAGFPGTVTSFWQQAGRSGRRGQGALIVLIARDDPLDTYLVHHPAALLDKPIERVVIDPTNPYVLGPQILCAAAELPLTDAEVRMWNAEAVADALVDDGLLRRRANGYFPTPGTDPHPAVDIRGSWGGQIAILEAGTGRMLGSTGAGQAPASVHPGAVYLHQGETYVVDSLDFEDGVAFVHADDPGYTTSAREVTDISVTGQGERKTFGPVTVGLVPVSVTNTVIGYLRRRLTGEVIDFVELEMPTRTLDTTAVMCTITPEALQHNGLELLRVPGALHAAEHAAIGLLPLVASCDRGDIGGVSTAVGPVQGLPTIFVYDGYPGGAGFADRGFQGLATWWAATADAIEACECPAGCPSCVQSPKCGNGNDPLDKQGAVRVLRLVLREISGSSR encoded by the coding sequence ATGGCTGATTTCGGCCGCGAGCTACTCGCGTGCGCGGTCGAAGGCACGGGGCGGGGCGGGCAGAATCCGCTGCGCCACGTCGCAGATATTCCGCCGCGCCAGGGCCGGCCGCGGGGCTGGCCGTGCTGGGCCGACCCAGATGTGGTGCGGGCGTTTGTTGATCGGGGCATCGAGGCACCGTGGTCACATCAGCTTGCCGCGGCGGAGCTCGCCCACGATGGTCGCCACGTGGTGCTGTGCACCGGAACGGCGTCGGGCAAGTCGCTGGCCTACCAACTGCCGATATTGACAGATCTGAAGGCGGACCCGCGAACCCGCGTGCTCTACCTGTCGCCGACCAAGGCGCTCGGCCACGACCAACTCCGAACTGCGGTGGCGCTCACCGAGGCTGTCGGCTTACCCGACGTCGCGCCGTGCGCCTACGACGGCGACAGTCCCAGCGACGTGCGGCGCTTCGCCCGCGAACGGTCACGGTGGATCTTCTCCAATCCCGACATGATCCACCTGTCGCTGCTTCGCAACCACGCCCGCTGGGCGGTGTTCCTGCGGAACCTGCGCTATCTGGTTGTCGACGAATGCCACTACTATCGCGGCATTTTTGGCTCGAACGTGGCGATGGTGCTGCGCCGGCTGCTGCGCCTGTGTGCGAGATACTCGGCCACCGGCAACGTGCCCACCGTGATCTTCGCCAGCGCGACGACGGCCGCGCCGGCAGAGACGGCTTCGGAACTGATCGGGCAATCCGTCGTCGAGGTGACTGAAGACGGGTCGCCGCAGGGTGCCCGTACCGTGGCGCTGTGGGAGCCACCCCTGCTCGAGGACGTCGTCGGTGAAAACGGGGCACCGGTAAGACGTTCGGCAGGCGCTGAGGCGGCGAGCGTGATGGCCGACCTGGTCGCGGAGGGGGCCCGGATGCTTACGTTCGTGCGGTCCCGCCGCGGCGCCGAACTGACAGCGCTCGGTGCGCGAGCGCGTTTACAGGACCGGGCGCCGGATCTGGCCGATCGGGTGGCGTCCTATCGCGCCGGTTACCTCTCCGAGGACCGCCGCGCTCTCGAACGCGCGCTGGCCGATGGTGACTTACGGGGGCTGGCAACCACGAACGCGTTGGAGTTGGGTGTCGACATCGCGGGCCTGGACGCCGTTGTCCTCGCCGGGTTTCCGGGCACTGTGACGTCGTTCTGGCAACAGGCCGGCCGGTCCGGCCGACGCGGGCAGGGGGCACTGATCGTGTTGATCGCCCGCGACGATCCGCTCGACACCTACCTGGTACACCATCCGGCCGCGCTGCTGGACAAGCCCATCGAACGCGTCGTGATCGATCCGACGAACCCGTATGTGCTTGGGCCGCAGATTCTCTGCGCCGCAGCCGAACTTCCGCTGACCGACGCGGAGGTCCGGATGTGGAACGCCGAAGCGGTGGCGGATGCGCTCGTCGACGACGGATTGTTGCGCCGACGGGCCAACGGCTACTTCCCCACCCCCGGCACGGATCCGCATCCGGCCGTCGATATCCGCGGGTCGTGGGGCGGCCAGATCGCGATCCTGGAAGCCGGTACCGGGCGGATGCTGGGCAGCACCGGCGCGGGCCAGGCACCCGCCTCGGTGCATCCCGGTGCCGTATACCTGCATCAAGGCGAGACCTACGTCGTCGACTCGCTCGACTTCGAGGACGGCGTGGCGTTCGTGCATGCGGACGATCCGGGCTACACCACCTCCGCCCGAGAGGTGACCGACATCTCGGTCACCGGACAGGGCGAGCGAAAGACCTTCGGCCCGGTCACCGTTGGACTCGTACCGGTATCGGTGACCAATACGGTGATTGGTTATCTGCGCCGACGCCTGACGGGCGAGGTGATCGACTTCGTCGAACTCGAGATGCCCACCCGCACGCTGGACACCACCGCGGTGATGTGCACGATCACCCCAGAGGCGTTGCAGCACAACGGTCTCGAACTGCTTCGAGTGCCTGGGGCCCTGCACGCCGCAGAACACGCGGCCATCGGGCTCCTGCCGCTGGTCGCCAGCTGCGATCGTGGCGACATCGGCGGAGTCTCGACTGCGGTCGGTCCGGTACAGGGGTTGCCGACGATTTTCGTCTACGACGGATATCCCGGCGGGGCCGGTTTCGCCGACCGCGGCTTCCAGGGGCTTGCCACGTGGTGGGCGGCGACGGCCGACGCGATCGAGGCGTGCGAATGCCCTGCGGGTTGCCCGTCGTGTGTGCAGTCGCCCAAATGCGGCAACGGAAACGACCCACTGGACAAGCAAGGTGCGGTGCGGGTGCTGCGCCTGGTGCTCCGCGAGATTTCGGGATCCTCGAGGTGA